CTCTCTCGGATGAAGGCCAGAACTTGAGAGGGACCACAGTGCCCTTGTTGGCGATGACAATTCTGGATGATCAAATTTGTCACGTGATGTTTACTGGGAAGAATAACCGGGTGCTTCGTTTGGAATGAAACAGGAGCATTCTGGAGGCGACCTCCTACTCTTAATATTCCCTTGGCAACAAAAGGGTTCAAGTTGCGTATTGGACTAGATCGTGGAACACACTTCTTCTGGTTCTCCGACGCTTCTTGGCCTACCGCAGCTAGCTCCGCTGGAAACGCATTATACTGAACAGCTTTCATGATCACACTCTCTGCAGCAACAACTTCCCTGGCAGTCAAGGGCCCCTTAGGAATGCTGTCTGGATCCTTGTTAAGGAGGCCAACCAAATACTTCTTGAAGCGTACCAACCAGGCTATGGCCTTTCGAAGACTGTCCCAGGATGAATAGCGGGACAACAGCGGTTCCAACATTTTACCGCTGACGATCACCTTTGTTCGACCAGGGCATTTTCTGCATTCACTGTCATCTTGAGGCAATTCCGGCAACTGGGACGGTTGGTCAGACCAATGTTTCTCGTCCTTCCACAAAAACTTTGGGCCGTGAAGCCACAGCTCCAACGTGTGAAGTTCAGAACCTTTCGCCCCTCTGGACGCGATGTCGGCAGGGTTAGCACAGGTGTCAACGTGTCGCCACTGACGTGGTGTGGATTCATCGTGTATCATCGCGACTTTGTTTGCAACAAATGTGTGAAATCTTCTTGATTCGTTGCGAATGTACTGCAAGACTACGGTAGTGTCCGTCCAGTAGATCGTGTCATGTATGGGATACTCTAATTCGTTCCGAATCAGGCAGTTCAACTTCACAGCGACCACTGCAGCTGCTAACTCAAGACGTGGTATGGACACTACCTTCAGGGGAGTGACGCGAGACTTGCCAAGAACAAAAGAACAGTGCGCAGCACCCTTGTCGTCGACGATTCGGAGGTACGATACCGCTCCATAACCAATTTCAGAAGCATCTGAGAAATGATGTAACTGAACGTTGACGACTGCACCGAATCCCGGTGGCTTGAAACACCTGGGAACTGATATTGTTCTCAAACATGCAAGTTCCTTCAGCCATTCTTGCCATACAGTGGAATCTGCTTGGGAAATCTCTTCGTCCCAGCCATACTTCTGCTTACATAGGCTCTGCAACAGACTCTTGGCTGGCAGAATGATGGGCGCGACGAACCCGAGAGGGTCGTACATGGAGCTTACAACAGACAAGATTCCTCTGCGTGTGAGGGCCTTTCCTTCATCCATGATGCGAAAGTTGAAGTCGTCTGTTTCCATGGCCCACTGCACTCCCAATGTGCGTTCTACAGGGAGATCTTCCAAATCCAAGTTTACTACTGAGGGCGCTCTCTCTGTTACTGGAACGGTGGCAATTACGTTCCTGTCATTACTAAACCATTTGGTAAGCCGAAACCCTCCTCTTGACAGTAATTCTCGTAACTGGCCAGACAAACGTGCCGCCTTGTCAGTCGTAGGGACAGACTTCAGACAGTCGTCTAAATAGAAGTTCCGGTCAACAGTGGTAATGGTTTCCACATCAAAGTCGCCCTGATTATCCGAGGCTGTTTTCTTTAGACAAAAACTTGCGCAACTTGGAGACGACGTGGCTCCGAACAAGTGCACTAACATCTGGTAATCAACTGGCTCTTTGGAGAGATCATCATTGGGCAACCACAGGAACCGTAACGCATTACAGTCATCGGGAGCTACCCGCACCTGATGGAACATGCTTTCCACATCCGCAACCATGGCAACGGGTTCTTGGCGAAAACGTATGATAACGCCCAAAAGTCCATTCGTTAGGTCTGGACCTTGAAGAAGCTGATCATTCATTCAGGGAAGTGCCTTTAAACTTGGCCGTGCAGTCAAACACGACTCTCGCTTTCCCTGGTTTCTGAGGATGGAAAACTGGATGGTGGGGTAAGTACCAGACTGGTGAATCCTTCACATTTCCCTGTTCGCTACAAGGAACTCGTCTTGCGTAGCCGCTGGATACATAACCGTTAATAGTGTCTCTGTACTTCTCGAAGAGGTGAGGGTCGCGCTGGAATCTTTTCTTTAAGTAGCGCAATCTTCCGAACGCA
The sequence above is a segment of the Porites lutea chromosome 3, jaPorLute2.1, whole genome shotgun sequence genome. Coding sequences within it:
- the LOC140932356 gene encoding uncharacterized protein; protein product: MVADVESMFHQVRVAPDDCNALRFLWLPNDDLSKEPVDYQMLVHLFGATSSPSCASFCLKKTASDNQGDFDVETITTVDRNFYLDDCLKSVPTTDKAARLSGQLRELLSRGGFRLTKWFSNDRNVIATVPVTERAPSVVNLDLEDLPVERTLGVQWAMETDDFNFRIMDEGKALTRRGILSVVSSMYDPLGFVAPIILPAKSLLQSLCKQKYGWDEEISQADSTVWQEWLKELACLRTISVPRCFKPPGFGAVVNVQLHHFSDASEIGYGAVSYLRIVDDKGAAHCSFVLGKSRVTPLKVVSIPRLELAAAVVAVKLNCLIRNELEYPIHDTIYWTDTTVVLQYIRNESRRFHTFVANKVAMIHDESTPRQWRHVDTCANPADIASRGAKGSELHTLELWLHGPKFLWKDEKHWSDQPSQLPELPQDDSECRKCPGRTKVIVSGKMLEPLLSRYSSWDSLRKAIAWLVRFKKYLVGLLNKDPDSIPKGPLTAREVVAAESVIMKAVQYNAFPAELAAVGQEASENQKKCVPRSSPIRNLNPFVAKGILRVGGRLQNAPVSFQTKHPVILPSKHHVTNLIIQNCHRQQGHCGPSQVLAFIRERFWIVRGLSAVRRVLASCMNCRKQNARPGEQIMAPLPSARVAPTDPPFTHVGVDYFGPLFVKQGRSQVKRYGCLFTCLTMRAVHIEVAHTLEADSFICAYQRFVSRRGKPKEIHSDNGTNFTGAERELREALERLEQAKIYNSLRSNDVQWSFNPPEASYQGGIWERMIRSVRKILGALLKEQLVNDETLSTLLCEVERILNDRPLTPLSDHPDDPEPLTPSKLLLLRSNSCLPPDVFKGHDKYSKRWRQAQCLADSFWNRWMKDYLPALQTRQKWSVPRRNFAVGDLVLVVDEKTPRGRWPMGLIEEVFPDSHGHVRSVRVKTATSVFRRDIRKLCLLEGVQN